In Puntigrus tetrazona isolate hp1 chromosome 7, ASM1883169v1, whole genome shotgun sequence, the following are encoded in one genomic region:
- the znf143a gene encoding zinc finger protein 143a, translated as MLLAQINQSADFQHEGDAQEVTLCLTEAVGIADGDQSMDTVSLQAVTLADGSTAYIPHNAQDSNIVEGQVIQLEDGSSAYVQHIAVPKADEPNWTGSSVCDVVANESLRLEDAQTVQLEDGTTAYIHHTTKDAYEPNTLQAVQLEDGSTAYIHHAVQVSQPNTILAIQTNGTVADLHTDAAIDQETINALEQYTTKIEEIDSYTNSELIASDPHSVVEMQIVLQGQGIRRNAQQPGEKCFRCNYEGCGKLYTTANHLKVHERAHTGDKPYCCDLPGCGKKFATGYGLKSHIRTHTGEKPYRCQEMDCKKSFKTSGDLQKHTRIHTGEKPFLCPFPGCGRSFTTSNICKVHVRTHTGEKPYHCPEPGCNRAFASATNYKNHIRIHTGERPYVCSVPGCDKRFTEYSSLYKHNVVHTPCKPYKCNHCGKTYKQISTLVMHKRSAHNDSEPIEEESDGYFEPPSEAIDDPSLTVSPVKCEDSCPEMDSEIADVTEQHVTFITQDGTSQAIGNVITMVTQDGSMITIPPTESLLSSAEAHSVTVVSEDGTEGQMTAMIPELSSSRSIEDELSAHPITLLATSNGTQIAVQLNEQTSLEEALRIASSLQGSETAELVN; from the exons ATGCTGCTGGCTCAGATAAATCAGTCAGCAGATTTCCAGCACGAGGGAGATGCTCAGGAGGTCACTCTCTGCTTAACTGAGGCTGTGGGGATTGCAG ATGGCGATCAGAGCATGGACACGGTCAGTCTGCAGGCTGTGACTTTAGCAGATGGCTCCACTGCATATATACCTCACAACGCCCAAG ACAGCAATATAGTAGAAGGACAGGTGATCCAGTTAGAAGATGGGTCTTCTGCTTATGTGCAACACATTGCTGTTCCAAAAGCAG ATGAACCAAACTGGACGGGCTCATCCGTGTGTGATGTTGTCGCTAACGAGAGTTTAAGGCTTGAGGATGCTCAGACCGTGCAGCTTGAAGATGGAACTACTGCTTACATCCACCACACCACTAAAG ATGCGTACGAACCCAATACCCTGCAGGCGGTGCAGTTGGAGGACGGCTCCACCGCTTACATTCATCATGCTGTTCAGGTGTCGCAACCAAACACCATCCTAGCCATCCAGACGAACGGCACGGTAGCAGATTTGCACACGGATGCAGCTATTGACCAAGAAACAATCAATGCTTTGGAGCAGTACACCACCAAG ATTGAAGAAATTGACTCTTACACAAACTCTGAGCTGATCGCCAGTGATCCTCACAGTGTTGTAGAGATGCAG ATCGTGCTTCAGGGTCAAGGGATTCGGCGTAATGCGCAGCAGCCGGGAGAGAAATGTTTTCGGTGTAATTATGAGGGATGTGGGAAGCTTTACACCACTGCGAATCATCTGAAG GTACATGAAAGAGCGCATACAGGTGACAAGCCGTACTGTTGTGATCTACCAGGCTGTGGAAAAAAGTTTGCAACAG GTTACGGTTTGAAAAGTCACATCAGGACGCACACTGGTGAAAAACCTTACCGCTGTCAGGAAATGGACTGTAAGAAATCTTTCAAGACCTCAGGGGACCTTCAAAAGCACACCAGAATTCACACAG GAGAGAAACCATTTCTATGTCCATTCCCTGGCTGTGGACGATCCTTCACTACCTCAAACATCTGTAAGGTGCACGttcgcacacacacaggagagaaACCGTATCACTGTCCAGAGCCAGGCTGCAATCGGGCGTTTGCCAGCGCAACCAATTACAAGAACCACATAAGGATCCACACAG GAGAGCGGCCGTATGTTTGCTCAGTTCCTGGCTGTGACAAGCGGTTCACGGAGTACTCCAGTCTATACAAACATAACGTAGTGCACACTCCCTGCAAACCCTACAAGTGCAACCACTGCGGAAAGACGTACAAGCAGATTTCCACACTGGTCATGCACAAACGTTCAGCGCACAACGACTCTGAGCCTATAGAAGAGGAGTCGGACGGCTATTTTGAGCCACCTTCAG AGGCTATAGATGACCCCTCCCTGACTGTGAGCCCTGTGAAGTGTGAAGACTCCTGTCCAGAGATGGATTCTGAGATCGCTGATGTCACAGAACAGCACGTCACGTTTATCACACAGGATGGAACGTCACAG GCTATTGGGAATGTAATCACAATGGTAACACAAGATGGCAGTATGATCACCATCCCACCCACCGAGTCTTTGCTGTCATCAGCCGAGGCTCATTCGGTGACTGTGGTCTCAGAGGACGGGACTGAAGGACAG atgacTGCTATGATTCCAGAATTGTCATCTTCCAGGAGCATAGAGGATGAGTTATCAGCGCATCCTATTACACTTCTGGCTACTTCTAATGGCACTCAGATTGCTGTTCAG CTCAATGAACAGACCTCACTGGAAGAAGCTCTGAGAATAGCATCATCGTTACAGGGAAGTGAAACGGCAGAACTGGTCAATTAG
- the LOC122348001 gene encoding LOW QUALITY PROTEIN: serine/threonine-protein kinase pim-2-like (The sequence of the model RefSeq protein was modified relative to this genomic sequence to represent the inferred CDS: inserted 1 base in 1 codon): MGKMLGEGGFGFVYEGKRLEDGLEVAVKIASKTKKMKHICVPGHPSPLPLEIGLLLLANKEPRAPEIIELLDWQVQPDRYIMVMERPSPCKDLWDYMSFKGGLLREDKARFIVAQTVKAAQMCCQRGVFHRDIKLENLLINPETLEVKLIDFGCGDLLQDXGYEIFCGTREYCPPEYYVDRKYHGKPATVWSLGVLLFTLVCGRYPEPRDVKSIDYGIRFDRDLSNECSHLIRSLLNKNPSQRIDLEEVLLHDWFKVLTSKV; this comes from the exons ATGGGCAAAATGCTTGGTGAGGGAGGATTCGGCTTCGTCTATGAAGGGAAACGCTTGGAGGATGGCCTTGAG GTGGCAGTGAAAATTGCCAGCaagacaaagaaaatgaaacacatCTGCGTT CCTGGTCACCCTTCACCCCTTCCGTTAGAGATCGGCCTGTTACTCCTCGCTAACAAAGAGCCCAGAGCTCCAGAGATcattgagctgctggactggcaggTCCAGCCCGACCGTTACATCATGGTCATGGAGCGGCCGTCCCCCTGCAAAGATCTGTGGGATTACATGTCGTTTAAGGGAGGCCTCCTCAGAGAGGACAAAGCACGGTTCATCGTGGCGCAGACAGTGAAGGCCGCCCAGATGTGCTGTCAGCGAGGAGTATTTCACCGGGACATCAAGCTAGAGAACCTGCTGATCAACCCAGAAACACTTGAGGTCAAACTGATTGACTTCGGGTGTGGGGATCTCCTGCAGG TCGgctatgaaatattttgtg GAACGAGGGAGTACTGCCCGCCTGAGTACTACGTGGACCGCAAGTACCACGGGAAACCAGCAACTGTATGGTCTCTAGGTGTGCTCTTGTTCACGCTGGTGTGCGGACGCTACCCAGAACCCAGAGACGTAAAATCGATCGACTACGGTATCAGGTTTGATCGTGACTTGTCGAATG AATGCAGCCACCTGATTCGgtccctgctgaataaaaaccCAAGCCAGCGGATTGATTTGGAGGAAGTTCTTCTACATGACTGGTTTAAGGTACTGACCTCCAAAGTATAA